A genome region from Vicinamibacterales bacterium includes the following:
- a CDS encoding prepilin-type N-terminal cleavage/methylation domain-containing protein has translation MARRLHGHPGFTLLELLFVAAIAGTLTAIAVPRSLRALDDFHTRSAARYLAQRIAAARVDAIRRGCAHGLRFAASAADYTITVVADGNRNGVRTSELASGVDRVLGEPERIDGHFPGVSFGLHEGVPDADGGPAGTLDGVRIGTARLLIVNVDGTATSGTLYLRGPSRSQYAVRVLGVTGRVRVLRFDAVRSRWVAI, from the coding sequence ATGGCACGCCGGCTTCACGGTCACCCCGGCTTCACGCTCCTCGAGCTGCTGTTCGTGGCGGCGATCGCGGGCACTCTGACGGCCATCGCCGTCCCGCGCAGCCTGCGTGCCCTCGACGACTTTCACACGCGCAGCGCCGCACGGTATCTGGCGCAGCGGATCGCCGCGGCGCGCGTCGACGCCATCCGCCGCGGGTGCGCCCACGGTCTGCGGTTCGCGGCGTCCGCGGCCGACTACACCATCACCGTCGTCGCCGACGGGAATCGCAACGGCGTGCGGACATCCGAACTCGCCAGCGGCGTCGATCGGGTGCTCGGCGAGCCCGAGCGCATCGACGGGCATTTCCCCGGCGTGTCGTTCGGCCTTCATGAAGGTGTGCCGGATGCGGACGGAGGGCCCGCAGGAACGCTCGACGGTGTGCGCATCGGCACGGCGCGGCTGCTGATCGTGAACGTCGACGGCACCGCCACGTCAGGCACGTTGTATCTGCGCGGCCCCAGCCGCTCGCAGTACGCCGTGCGCGTGCTCGGCGTCACCGGCCGCGTCCGGGTCCTGCGCTTCGATGCCGTCCGCAGCCGCTGGGTGGCCATATGA
- a CDS encoding PilZ domain-containing protein, which produces MSGAGHTTPHERRREARVAPDGLRARVRPGHTLAIVDVSAGGALVEAACQLRPGSRVDVHLERDDGRRTVAAMVSRCSVSAIDAVEGVLYRAALCFTERCDWVRESLTREG; this is translated from the coding sequence ATGAGTGGAGCCGGCCATACGACGCCGCACGAACGCCGCCGTGAGGCGAGAGTCGCGCCCGACGGGCTGCGCGCCCGCGTTCGGCCCGGACACACCCTCGCGATCGTCGACGTCAGCGCCGGCGGCGCCCTGGTGGAAGCCGCCTGTCAGCTTCGCCCCGGATCGCGAGTCGACGTGCACCTGGAGCGGGACGACGGGCGCCGAACGGTGGCGGCAATGGTCTCACGCTGCAGCGTGTCGGCGATCGATGCCGTCGAAGGCGTTCTTTATCGGGCGGCACTGTGCTTCACGGAGCGGTGCGACTGGGTGCGGGAATCTCTGACTCGGGAAGGGTAG